In Uranotaenia lowii strain MFRU-FL chromosome 2, ASM2978415v1, whole genome shotgun sequence, one genomic interval encodes:
- the LOC129748995 gene encoding transcription activator BRG1-like, which yields MSDLNEDLLNYEPAEVEDGSFLNEDDLLLSDDESELKLDHQEEEFLLTESEEWVAKQLAAKEKEAAQQQQKQQQQTKSQLQPSSSEPAALKEEPAVVSEPVRKVASPPPPLAETATRRGRTPKKHEEPTSNLVEKTAPVETLSCEPPLLAEESQVSQNDTNVEQAAEQQESPPKQMSLEEVPSSQESVYPASTITDSERETTTEISSLSVSSLVPETISATSVATESSVTQTESEAASVKESDFEKSDVEAVTSQISLESEGTSEDKSKLEKSTSQLCDTTSSEDVLDLYVTNQDKEPDFSYDTDESTEKRDWKNETKHLEGSNKASSTSQHQSQSSQHRHPSGRPNNFKHSGDSSGSSSGEQHFPPQMGGMPPGLPHPNFGPFRGGMRPRFPPRPGYPGDMNNFRNNRMNYPMRGGPPFPPRGPPFDHMMRPGMIRPGDRMPFDPMRGGPRMGPGGPMFRPNGPGGPPGPGGPPFGGPMGGGPGGGPNMPPGGPPGPMGSIPPPHQPPLLGFEGGPGPGGSSGPPAIAAAPVLPRKVLINPNFKGGVEAATNQLMRDALNNQQFLVNMGNRSSVSDEELLRQQEEFINKNRIEVEKRRFERSPSRERERERDRDRDRDRERERERDRERERERERERGRSRERERERDRERERDRDHRDRSRERSRSPRRHRPGSRDRGDLNRPRRNFPSRRHGSRDRDDDSRYPKRRKSGDYGDNSRNERRDDNEDPEERAYRMEIEKQKAIREKILKDKEMRRKQAAEENKKTNIKEPKQERKSEEPPARYTPIVITEKKIISLKKKSESERHSNHESSSKKSSSSSALPSTNQDHGSHRKSENESQKKSSTIEESDPLLDALDMATSPRRKVIDNRDEDLHLDLFLDEDEEELLRDPTPSPPPREKAPPPAPVSSNTNTSSSGNANTGGSGNSNSGRGDSSGFSSGSRRIVLKPVSGSDSRQSDRDKQAPPPAKKLRVFDRLDKRIGVNDADKRKLQRLVKDN from the exons ATGTCGGATTTGAA CGAGGACTTGCTCAACTACGAGCCGGCCGAAGTGGAAGATGGTTCGTTTCTGAACGAGGACGATCTGCTGCTATCCGATGACG AGAGTGAACTAAAGTTAGACCATCAAGAGGAGGAATTTCTTTTGACCGAGTCGGAAGAATGGGTCGCCAAACAGTTGGCAGCCAAAGAGAAGGAAGCggcacaacaacaacaaaaacaacagcagcagaCTAAAAGTCAGCTGCAACCATCTTCTTCAGAACCCGCAGCTCTAAAAGAAGAACCAGCTGTTGTATCCGAGCCAGTAAGGAAGGTTGCATCGCCTCCTCCTCCTCTTGCTGAAACGGCCACTAGACGGGGTAGAACACCGAAAAAGCATGAAGAACCAACATCGAACCTCGTTGAAAAGACTGCCCCAGTAGAGACACTTTCTTGTGAACCACCGTTGTTAGCAGAGGAGAGTCAAGTTTCACAAAATGACACGAATGTTGAACAAGCAGCGGAACAACAGGAATCACCGCCAAAACAAATGTCGTTGGAAGAAGTCCCTTCCAGTCAGGAATCGGTTTATCCGGCTTCCACAATAACGGACTCAGAGCGGGAAACCACAACGGAAATATCTTCATTGTCCGTTTCGTCGCTAGTACCGGAAACTATTTCTGCAACATCGGTAGCAACCGAAAGTTCGGTTACGCAAACAGAATCTGAAGCTGCCAGCGTAAAGGAGagcgattttgaaaaatcagatgTAGAAGCGGTTACATCGCAGATCTCCCTCGAATCGGAGGGAACCTCAGAGGATAAAAGTAAGCTAGAAAAGTCTACCAGTCAACTGTGTGACACGACTTCGTCGGAGGATGTGCTAGATTTGTACGTTACCAATCAAGACAAAGAACCAGACTTTTCTTATGACACTGACGAATCAACGGAGAAACGTGACTGGAAAAATGAAACCAAGCATTTGGAGGGTAGCAATAAGGCTTCCTCAACGTCCCAACATCAGTCCCAGTCGTCACAGCACCGCCATCCATCGGGAAGGCcaaataatttcaaacattCCGGTGATTCTAGCGGATCATCCTCCGGAGAACAACATTTCCCACCACAAATGGGGGGAATGCCACCCGGGCTACCTCATCCTAATTTTGGTCCTTTCAGAGGTGGCATGAGGCCCAGGTTTCCACCAAGACCAGGCTATCCAGGCGATATGAACAATTTTCGCAATAATCGAATGAATTATCCCATGCGAGGAGGACCACCCTTTCCTCCGCGAGGGCCACCTTTCGACCATATGATGCGACCAGGAATGATTCGTCCAGGCGATCGAATGCCGTTCGATCCCATGCGTGGAGGCCCACGAATGGGACCAGGAGGACCGATGTTTCGCCCTAATGGTCCAGGAGGACCACCGGGTCCCGGCGGTCCACCTTTTGGTGGTCCAATGGGTGGTGGACCGGGAGGAGGACCGAACATGCCCCCGGGAGGTCCACCAGGACCCATGGGATCTATCCCGCCTCCCCATCAACCGCCGCTTTTGGGTTTCGAAGGCGGACCTGGTCCGGGAGGTTCATCAGGTCCTCCGGCAATTGCAGCTGCTCCCGTTCTACCCAGGAAGGTGTTGATCAATCCGAACTTCAAAGGCGGTGTCGAGGCAGCCACAA ATCAACTGATGCGGGACGCACTGAACAATCAGCAGTTTCTGGTCAACATGGGCAACCGATCGTCGGTCAGCGATGAGGAACTGCTAAGACAGCAGGAAGAGTTCATCAACAAAAATCGCATCGAGGTTGAGAAGCGGCGCTTCGAACGTTCGCCTTCTAGAGAAAGGGAACGCGAAAGGGACCGGGATCGGGATCGTGATCGGGAGCGAGAACGAGAACGTGATCGGGAACGTGAGCGTGAGAGGGAGCGAGAACGAGGCCGATCTCGGGAGCGGGAGCGCGAAAGAGATCGCGAGAGGGAACGGGACCGCGACCATCGTGATAGGTCCCGGGAACGATCCAGGTCTCCGCGTCGGCACCGACCGGGTAGTCGTGATAGAGGTGATTTGAACAGACCTAGACGAAATTTCCCCTCCCGGAGGCACGGTAGCCGTGATCGGGACGACGACAGTCGCTATCCGAAACGACGGAAGAGCGGTGACTATGGCGATAATTCGAGGAATGAG AGAAGAGACGACAATGAAGATCCGGAAGAACGCGCCTACCGGATGGAAATAGAGAAGCAGAAAGCGATTCGGGAGAAAATTCTCAAGGATAAAGAGATGCGTCGCAAGCAGGCCGCTGAGGAGAACAAAAAAACTAACATCAAAGAGCCAAAA CAGGAGCGCAAATCCGAAGAGCCCCCTGCTAGATACACCCCGATCGTTATCaccgagaaaaaaattatctccCTCAAGAAAAAGTCCGAATCGGAACGACACTCGAATCACGAATCATCATCCAAAaagtcgtcatcgtcgtcagcACTGCCATCCACGAATCAGGACCACGGTAGTCATAGGAAGTCGGAAAATGAGTCCCAGAAAAAGAGCAGCACCATCGAGGAGTCCGATCCGCTCCTGGACGCGCTGGACATGGCCACCTCCCCACGTCGAAAAGTCATCGACAACCGCGACGAGGATCTACATCTAGATCTTTTCCTAGACGAGGATGAGGAAGAACTTCTGCGTGATCCCACACCTTCACCACCGCCGAGAGAAAAAGCTCCGCCACCAGCACCGGTTTCATCGAATACCAACACAAGCAGCAGCGGTAATGCTAACACCGGTGGTAGTGGCAACAGCAACTCCGGCCGAGGAGACAGCAGCGGATTCAGCTCCGGCAGTCGGAGGATCGTGCTGAAACCGGTGTCCGGATCCGACTCGCGTCAGAGTGATAGAGACAAACAAGCGCCTCCTCCGGCCAAAAAGTTGAGAGTATTTGATAGACTAGATAAACGGATAGGAGTTAATGATGCGGACAAGCGCAAATTGCAAAGGTTAGTCAAGGATAACTGA
- the LOC129749013 gene encoding protein transport protein Sec61 subunit gamma produces MDQIAKIYEPGRSFAKDSIRLIKRCTKPDRREFQKIAIATAIGFCIMGFIGFFVKLIHIPINNIIVGS; encoded by the coding sequence ATGGATCAAATCGCCAAGATCTACGAGCCGGGCCGTTCCTTCGCCAAGGACTCGATCCGGTTGATCAAGCGCTGCACCAAGCCCGATCGTCGGGAGTTCCAGAAGATTGCGATCGCTACCGCCATCGGATTCTGCATTATGGGATTTATCGGTTTCTTCGTCAAACTGATACACATCCCGATCAACAACATCATCGTAGGATCGTAA